One window of the Vannielia litorea genome contains the following:
- a CDS encoding aromatic amino acid transaminase codes for MLESIPPREEDKILRLMKLFADDPRVGKIDLGVGVYHDADGRTPIFSAVKQAEQRLIETQESKGYVGLAGDPAFHRAIAGLVLGDLAETMPFAACGTPGGTGAVRQGFELMKLAGNPQRRIWLPDPSWINHGSILDTLGIPRADYRYYDADTGGVDAEGMLADLAKAAPGDVVLLHGCCHNPTGADLKAQDWAALTKLLAERGLTPFVDLAYQGFGDGVEADVSGLRTMVAALPETIITVSASKNFGLYRERVGCVLAPCADPKARDMTDAALAWLNRQNYAFPPDHGARVVTTILTDAGLRADWQDELDGMRARMKENRTALAGELRRLTGSDRFGFLQSHKGMFTVLGLSTEQVLTLRKEHGLYMVEDSRINLAGLTDATIPPAAEAIAAVL; via the coding sequence ATGCTCGAATCCATCCCGCCCCGCGAAGAAGACAAGATCCTCCGTCTGATGAAGCTCTTCGCCGACGACCCGCGCGTCGGCAAGATCGACCTCGGCGTTGGCGTCTACCACGATGCCGATGGCCGCACGCCGATCTTCTCCGCCGTCAAACAGGCCGAGCAACGCCTGATCGAAACGCAGGAGAGCAAGGGCTACGTCGGGCTGGCCGGCGACCCGGCTTTTCACCGCGCCATTGCCGGCCTCGTGCTTGGCGATCTGGCCGAGACCATGCCCTTCGCCGCCTGTGGCACCCCCGGCGGCACAGGCGCGGTGCGGCAAGGCTTCGAGCTGATGAAGCTCGCAGGCAATCCGCAACGCCGCATCTGGCTGCCCGATCCGAGCTGGATCAACCACGGCTCGATCCTCGACACGCTGGGCATCCCCCGCGCCGATTATCGCTACTACGATGCCGATACCGGCGGCGTTGACGCCGAGGGCATGCTGGCCGATCTCGCCAAGGCTGCGCCGGGCGATGTGGTGCTGCTCCACGGCTGCTGCCACAACCCCACCGGCGCAGACCTGAAGGCGCAGGACTGGGCGGCACTCACCAAACTGCTGGCCGAGCGCGGCCTCACGCCCTTTGTTGATCTGGCGTACCAGGGCTTCGGAGATGGGGTGGAAGCCGATGTCTCCGGGCTGCGCACGATGGTCGCTGCCCTGCCCGAAACCATCATCACCGTCTCTGCCTCCAAGAACTTCGGCCTCTACCGCGAGCGCGTCGGTTGTGTGCTGGCCCCCTGCGCCGACCCCAAGGCGCGTGACATGACCGACGCCGCCCTCGCCTGGCTCAACCGGCAGAACTACGCTTTCCCGCCCGATCACGGCGCCCGCGTCGTCACCACCATCCTGACGGACGCCGGCCTGCGCGCCGACTGGCAGGACGAACTCGACGGCATGCGCGCCCGGATGAAGGAGAACCGCACCGCGCTTGCAGGCGAGCTGCGCCGCCTCACCGGGTCCGATCGCTTTGGCTTTCTTCAGTCGCACAAAGGCATGTTCACCGTGCTCGGCCTGAGCACCGAGCAGGTGCTGACCCTGCGCAAGGAGCATGGGCTCTACATGGTCGAGGACAGCCGCATCAACCTCGCCGGCCTGACGGATGCCACCATCCCCCCTGCCGCCGAGGCCATCGCTGCGGTGCTGTAG
- the sseA gene encoding 3-mercaptopyruvate sulfurtransferase has product MSDDPKTLVSTDWLAQHLKDPDLRVLDASWYLPAMNRDAKAEYDAAHIPGARFFDIDEISDARSELPHMAPPVEKFMSRMRAMGVGDGHQVVVYDGAGLFSAARVWWLFRLMGKQDVAVLDGGFPKWQAEEREVEDMAPIVRDRHMTVQRQADMVKDVTQVAAASKLGDWQIVDARAPERFAGEAPEPREGLRAGHIPGSRNVPFGNLLKADKTMKRGQELRDAFEDAGVDLAKPVITSCGSGVTAAVLSLGLEVLGHPRHALYDGSWAEWGLYDDLGIETGR; this is encoded by the coding sequence ATGTCCGACGATCCGAAAACGCTGGTCTCCACCGACTGGCTCGCCCAACACCTGAAAGACCCCGACCTGCGGGTGCTCGATGCCTCATGGTATCTGCCGGCGATGAACCGCGACGCCAAGGCAGAGTATGACGCCGCCCATATCCCCGGTGCGCGCTTCTTCGATATCGACGAGATTTCAGACGCTCGCTCCGAGTTGCCGCACATGGCCCCGCCGGTCGAAAAATTCATGTCCCGCATGCGGGCAATGGGCGTGGGAGACGGGCATCAGGTCGTGGTCTACGACGGCGCGGGCCTGTTCTCGGCCGCGCGGGTCTGGTGGCTCTTCCGGCTGATGGGCAAGCAGGACGTGGCCGTGCTCGATGGCGGCTTCCCCAAGTGGCAGGCCGAGGAGCGCGAGGTGGAGGATATGGCCCCCATCGTCCGCGACCGCCACATGACCGTGCAGCGCCAGGCCGATATGGTGAAAGATGTCACCCAGGTCGCCGCCGCCTCCAAGCTGGGCGACTGGCAGATCGTCGATGCCCGTGCGCCCGAGCGCTTTGCCGGTGAGGCTCCCGAGCCGCGGGAGGGCCTCCGCGCCGGGCACATCCCTGGCTCTCGCAACGTGCCCTTCGGCAACCTGCTGAAGGCCGACAAGACGATGAAACGCGGGCAGGAGCTGCGCGATGCCTTCGAGGATGCCGGTGTGGACCTCGCCAAGCCGGTGATCACTTCCTGCGGCTCCGGCGTGACCGCCGCCGTGCTGTCGCTCGGGCTCGAGGTGCTGGGCCACCCACGCCACGCGCTCTATGATGGCAGCTGGGCCGAGTGGGGCCTCTACGACGACCTCGGCATCGAAACCGGGCGTTGA
- a CDS encoding LysE family translocator: MDLAFFIPACFALNLTFGPSNLLALTHGAERGIRFAFLAALARLTVFAPMIAASALGLGLLLTVSAAAFTAVKLAGAAYLVWIGIKLLRTRPDNHALGRPAPSLARAARREGLVALGNPKAILIFAAFFPQFVRPESYWPDYALLGGLFLALEACAVTAYATAGRFAARLAASRMHWLQRASGATMVGFGLLLLLARAPARTAA, from the coding sequence ATGGATCTCGCCTTCTTCATCCCCGCCTGTTTCGCACTCAACCTCACCTTCGGGCCATCCAACCTGCTGGCCCTGACCCATGGGGCCGAGCGGGGTATCCGGTTTGCCTTTCTGGCCGCTCTGGCCCGGCTTACAGTGTTTGCGCCGATGATCGCCGCCTCCGCCCTTGGCCTCGGGTTGCTGCTTACGGTCTCCGCCGCCGCCTTCACCGCCGTCAAACTCGCAGGCGCCGCCTATCTCGTTTGGATCGGGATCAAGCTCCTGCGCACCCGGCCCGACAACCACGCACTGGGCCGCCCCGCACCCAGCCTCGCCCGTGCCGCCCGCCGCGAGGGGCTGGTGGCGCTCGGCAACCCCAAGGCCATCCTGATCTTCGCCGCCTTCTTCCCGCAATTCGTTCGCCCCGAGAGTTACTGGCCCGACTATGCCCTGCTCGGCGGTCTGTTCCTCGCGCTGGAGGCCTGCGCCGTCACCGCCTATGCCACCGCTGGCCGTTTCGCCGCCCGCCTTGCCGCCAGCCGGATGCACTGGCTGCAACGGGCTTCAGGCGCCACGATGGTCGGCTTCGGACTGCTGCTACTGCTTGCGCGCGCCCCTGCCCGCACCGCCGCCTGA
- the smpB gene encoding SsrA-binding protein SmpB, with the protein MAKKDDNPNYKVIAENRRARHDYAIEEDLEVGIVLEGSEVKSLRENSSQINESYAAVENGELWLVNGYIAPYDKAKTFGHEERRRRKLLCSKKELARLWNDTQRKGMTLVPLVLYFNHRGIAKMKIGIAKGKKNADKRDTAAKRDWNRQKQRLLKQGG; encoded by the coding sequence ATGGCCAAGAAAGACGACAATCCGAACTACAAGGTGATCGCCGAGAACCGGCGGGCCCGGCACGACTATGCCATCGAGGAAGATCTCGAGGTGGGCATCGTGTTGGAAGGCTCGGAGGTGAAGTCGCTGCGCGAGAACTCCAGCCAGATCAACGAGAGCTACGCAGCCGTCGAAAATGGCGAGCTCTGGCTGGTGAACGGCTACATCGCGCCCTACGACAAGGCCAAAACTTTCGGCCATGAGGAGCGCCGCCGTCGCAAGCTGCTCTGCTCCAAGAAGGAGCTGGCCCGGCTCTGGAACGACACCCAACGCAAAGGCATGACCCTCGTGCCACTGGTGCTCTACTTCAACCATCGCGGCATCGCGAAGATGAAGATCGGCATCGCCAAGGGCAAAAAGAACGCCGACAAGCGCGATACCGCCGCCAAGCGCGACTGGAACCGCCAGAAACAGCGGCTGCTGAAGCAGGGCGGCTGA
- the tsaA gene encoding tRNA (N6-threonylcarbamoyladenosine(37)-N6)-methyltransferase TrmO, producing MRRERAPPARAGVGLREEPDRRRHALCGDSELKPPREGEERLGFDPADRPDASLHFIGEIRSDWREGTAPKNLRLAREQGGGNARIELKPEFVPALTGLSPGDWIMLLYWTGEARRDLLVQRPRHADGPRGTFALRSPARPNPVALGCVRIEAIEGTTVRIDATDAFDGTPVIDIKPWIETVDSPA from the coding sequence CTGCGACGAGAGCGTGCGCCGCCCGCACGTGCAGGTGTCGGACTTCGTGAAGAACCAGATCGAAGACGCCATGCGCTTTGCGGGGATTCTGAACTGAAGCCGCCCCGCGAGGGCGAAGAGCGGCTGGGTTTCGACCCGGCCGACCGCCCCGACGCGAGCCTGCACTTCATCGGGGAGATCCGCTCCGACTGGCGCGAGGGCACTGCCCCCAAGAACCTGCGTCTGGCGCGGGAGCAGGGTGGCGGCAATGCCCGGATCGAGTTGAAGCCAGAGTTTGTTCCAGCCCTGACGGGCCTGAGCCCTGGCGACTGGATCATGCTGCTCTATTGGACAGGTGAAGCCCGCCGCGACCTGCTCGTGCAGCGCCCCCGCCACGCCGATGGCCCACGCGGCACCTTCGCCCTGCGCTCCCCAGCCCGCCCCAACCCCGTGGCGCTCGGCTGCGTGCGGATCGAGGCAATTGAGGGCACAACGGTCCGGATCGACGCCACCGATGCCTTTGACGGCACCCCCGTCATCGACATCAAACCCTGGATCGAAACGGTCGACAGCCCCGCCTAG
- the dapA gene encoding 4-hydroxy-tetrahydrodipicolinate synthase, with amino-acid sequence MFHGSLPALVTPFKDGELDLEAFEALVNWQIEEGSSGLVPVGTTGESPTLTHDEHDAVVAACVKAAAGRVPVVAGAGSNSTRETVRLVEAAKSAGADAALVVTPYYNKPTQAGLIGHFEAAAEVGLPIIIYNIPPRSVIDMLPGTMAELSKNPNIVGVKDATADLARVAITRQMCGPEFIQLSGEDPTAVGYNAMGGVGCISVTANVAPRLCAEMQAATLAGDYPKALEYQDRLIPLHRAIFAEPGLCGAKYGLSLLGRCDESVRRPHVQVSDFVKNQIEDAMRFAGILN; translated from the coding sequence ATGTTCCACGGATCGCTTCCAGCGCTGGTGACCCCCTTCAAAGACGGCGAGCTTGACCTCGAGGCCTTCGAGGCCCTCGTGAACTGGCAGATCGAAGAGGGTTCCTCCGGCCTCGTGCCCGTTGGCACCACCGGCGAGAGCCCCACCCTGACCCATGACGAGCACGATGCCGTCGTCGCCGCCTGCGTGAAGGCAGCGGCAGGCCGGGTGCCGGTGGTTGCGGGCGCAGGCTCCAATTCCACCCGCGAGACGGTGCGGCTCGTCGAGGCTGCCAAGAGCGCCGGCGCCGATGCGGCGCTGGTCGTCACGCCCTACTACAATAAGCCCACGCAGGCCGGGCTGATCGGCCATTTCGAGGCCGCTGCCGAGGTTGGGCTTCCGATCATCATCTACAACATTCCGCCCCGTTCGGTGATCGACATGCTGCCCGGCACCATGGCCGAGTTGTCGAAGAACCCCAACATCGTGGGCGTGAAGGATGCCACCGCCGACCTGGCCCGCGTGGCCATTACCCGGCAGATGTGCGGCCCCGAGTTCATCCAGCTCTCGGGTGAAGATCCGACAGCCGTAGGCTACAACGCCATGGGCGGTGTGGGCTGCATCTCCGTCACCGCCAACGTGGCCCCCCGGCTCTGCGCCGAGATGCAGGCGGCAACGCTTGCGGGCGACTACCCCAAGGCGCTGGAGTATCAGGACAGGCTGATCCCGCTGCACCGCGCGATCTTTGCCGAGCCGGGCCTCTGCGGCGCCAAATACGGCCTGTCGCTGCTGGGCCGCTGCGACGAGAGCGTGCGCCGCCCGCACGTGCAGGTGTCGGACTTCGTGAAGAACCAGATCGAAGACGCCATGCGCTTTGCGGGGATTCTGAACTGA
- a CDS encoding lytic transglycosylase domain-containing protein — MSRLVLSLLAAAWLLDWPVAHAQAADPSPEEGPEVVQGVALELDEEGEAEAAPGADAAPEEEQEERPLPRAEALEGVELAAKAPPVRPKQAGPFTLMMRALERGDWGQASFQAKQQSGAMERYAHWAKLRGGGGSFEEYVDFIRDHPSWPSMEYIHDRGEASIGRGEDPGKVVAYFGDKIPETGLGVQRLIEAHEARGEDGDAAALAVLAWRTRTLNSEVEGALLERFSEVLEPHHEARLDDLLWRDSRTAALRQMGRVGEDWQKLAEARMALRTRAAGVDAKIEAVPEALQDNAGLVWERYNWRLRKGLHEGAEELMAERSTSAEALGRAEMWSNYRRIYARSQLREGNVAAAYALASRHFLADGSDYADLEWLSGWIALRFLKDPELALWHFERFGEAVETPISLGRAGYWLGRAYTDLGDAEKARDAYAFGAQYQTSYYGLLAAEAAGLPMDVTLTGREEFPPLDETSIGSSEVLAVGLKMIEEGEANEAERFLTHLGGTLERNDVGSLGALMIERGEVHLALKIAKSAARNGITIPAAYYPLHEMAKTDWPVAPELALSIARRESEFDPVVISPAGARGLMQLMPGTAKDMAGELKIRYDAGKLTQDPVYNAQLGTAYLAGLIEIFGDAPVLVSVGYNAGPGRAVNWVSDRGDPRYPGVDVVDWIEMIPFRETRNYVMRVTESIPVYRARLTGRVEALEFTKLLHGSAN; from the coding sequence ATGTCTCGTCTTGTCTTGTCGCTTCTTGCCGCCGCTTGGCTGCTGGACTGGCCGGTAGCCCATGCGCAGGCGGCGGACCCCTCGCCCGAGGAGGGGCCGGAGGTGGTGCAGGGCGTTGCGCTGGAGCTGGATGAGGAGGGCGAGGCGGAAGCCGCGCCCGGAGCCGATGCCGCCCCGGAAGAAGAGCAGGAGGAGCGCCCGCTGCCCCGTGCCGAGGCATTGGAGGGCGTTGAACTGGCGGCCAAGGCACCGCCCGTGCGACCCAAGCAGGCCGGGCCTTTCACCTTGATGATGCGCGCGCTGGAGCGGGGCGATTGGGGGCAGGCGAGCTTTCAGGCCAAGCAGCAAAGCGGCGCGATGGAGCGCTATGCCCATTGGGCCAAGCTGCGCGGCGGTGGCGGCAGCTTTGAGGAATATGTCGACTTCATCCGCGATCACCCGAGCTGGCCCTCGATGGAGTATATCCACGACCGGGGCGAGGCCTCGATTGGCCGGGGCGAAGACCCGGGCAAGGTGGTTGCCTATTTCGGTGACAAAATCCCGGAAACCGGCCTTGGCGTGCAGCGCCTGATCGAGGCCCATGAGGCCCGCGGCGAAGATGGGGATGCGGCGGCGCTGGCGGTGCTGGCGTGGCGCACGCGCACGCTGAACAGCGAGGTCGAGGGCGCCCTGCTCGAGCGATTCTCCGAGGTGCTGGAGCCGCATCACGAAGCCCGGCTGGATGACCTGCTCTGGCGGGACAGTCGCACCGCTGCCCTCCGCCAGATGGGCCGGGTCGGCGAAGACTGGCAGAAACTTGCCGAAGCCCGCATGGCCCTGCGCACTCGCGCGGCCGGTGTGGACGCCAAGATCGAGGCCGTGCCCGAGGCGTTGCAGGACAACGCGGGCCTTGTTTGGGAACGGTACAATTGGCGCCTGCGCAAGGGGCTGCACGAGGGCGCCGAGGAGCTGATGGCGGAACGCTCGACCTCTGCCGAGGCGCTCGGGCGGGCCGAGATGTGGTCCAACTACCGGCGCATCTATGCCCGCAGCCAACTGCGAGAGGGCAATGTGGCGGCTGCCTATGCGCTGGCGTCGCGGCACTTTCTGGCCGATGGATCTGATTACGCTGATCTCGAGTGGCTCTCCGGCTGGATCGCGCTGCGCTTTCTGAAAGACCCTGAGCTGGCGCTTTGGCACTTTGAGCGCTTCGGCGAGGCGGTCGAAACGCCGATCAGCCTTGGCCGCGCTGGCTACTGGCTGGGGCGGGCCTATACCGATCTGGGAGATGCCGAGAAGGCGCGGGACGCCTATGCCTTCGGCGCGCAGTACCAGACCAGCTACTACGGCCTCCTTGCCGCCGAGGCTGCGGGCCTGCCGATGGATGTGACCCTCACGGGGCGCGAGGAGTTTCCGCCGCTGGACGAGACCAGCATTGGAAGCTCCGAGGTGCTGGCGGTGGGGCTGAAGATGATCGAGGAAGGAGAGGCCAACGAGGCCGAACGCTTTCTGACCCATCTTGGCGGTACGCTGGAGCGGAACGATGTGGGCAGCCTCGGGGCGCTGATGATCGAGCGCGGGGAGGTGCATCTGGCGCTGAAGATCGCCAAGAGCGCGGCTCGCAACGGCATCACCATTCCTGCCGCCTATTACCCGCTGCATGAAATGGCCAAGACCGACTGGCCGGTGGCGCCCGAGCTTGCGCTCTCCATTGCGCGGCGGGAGAGCGAGTTTGACCCCGTGGTGATCAGCCCGGCTGGCGCGCGCGGGCTGATGCAGCTGATGCCAGGCACGGCCAAGGACATGGCTGGCGAGCTGAAGATCCGTTACGACGCTGGAAAGCTGACCCAAGACCCGGTTTATAACGCGCAGCTCGGCACCGCCTATCTGGCCGGGCTGATCGAGATTTTCGGGGATGCGCCGGTGCTGGTTTCGGTTGGCTATAACGCGGGGCCGGGGCGCGCAGTGAATTGGGTGAGCGATCGGGGCGACCCGCGTTATCCGGGCGTCGACGTGGTCGACTGGATCGAGATGATCCCCTTCCGCGAAACCCGCAACTACGTGATGCGTGTGACCGAGAGCATCCCCGTTTATCGCGCCCGGTTGACCGGCCGGGTCGAGGCGCTGGAGTTCACCAAGCTGCTGCACGGCTCGGCCAACTGA
- a CDS encoding capsule biosynthesis protein produces MAATEGATARKVAPPVAETPVAEQPAAAPTAVSPADSAPKTTPQPPVDEDVAMMEAASPDMHEDGFGAEAMPGSAAAEKQSGAGEASAQSGEVQSAASAKSEQTIADIRKEGLTGRQLRMARRVAQKHGLTPTSDFDAVKQLRDRGIDPFQRSAMLELVQNNAKAQGAGGGQGGGATPNLPQVARQPGTDVAVPQQSPVPGPVLNTSDQRASEIGRIQRDIARRRRRKSMLLFTRLAFFVLLPAFIAGWYYYVLATPLFATKSEFVIQQAEPAASAGLGGLFQGTSFATQQDSTTVQSYLASRAAMKRLDADHGFKQHFEQDFIDPIQRLEDGATDEAAYRLYQRNVKIGYDPTEGILKMEVIAASPEKSQEFSEALLGYAEEQVDQLTQRLREDQMKGARASFDEAEAKVLAAQKRVLELQEQLGVLDPVSESGSLMTQITQFEVELRQKELDLQQQLANTRPNQARVRALEGDISRLKALVASLRASMTETTDGNASLARITGELRIAEADLATRQLLLQQAAAQLETARIEANRQVRYLSLGVTPIAPDEATYPRAFENTALALLIFAGIYLMISLTASVLREQVAG; encoded by the coding sequence ATGGCCGCGACCGAAGGGGCCACCGCCCGCAAGGTCGCCCCTCCCGTTGCCGAAACGCCTGTGGCGGAGCAGCCCGCCGCGGCGCCCACTGCTGTTTCGCCCGCCGATTCTGCGCCCAAAACCACGCCCCAGCCGCCCGTCGATGAAGACGTTGCGATGATGGAGGCCGCCTCCCCCGACATGCACGAAGACGGGTTCGGCGCCGAGGCCATGCCCGGCTCCGCCGCTGCCGAAAAGCAATCCGGCGCTGGCGAGGCTTCGGCCCAGTCCGGCGAGGTGCAAAGCGCCGCGTCCGCCAAGAGCGAGCAGACCATCGCCGACATCCGCAAAGAGGGCCTTACCGGGCGCCAGCTGCGTATGGCCCGGCGGGTGGCGCAAAAGCATGGGCTGACGCCAACCTCCGACTTCGACGCCGTCAAACAGCTGCGCGACCGCGGGATTGACCCGTTCCAGCGCTCGGCAATGCTCGAATTGGTGCAGAACAACGCCAAGGCGCAGGGCGCGGGCGGCGGTCAAGGTGGCGGCGCAACGCCAAACTTGCCGCAGGTCGCCCGCCAGCCCGGCACCGATGTTGCCGTGCCCCAGCAATCGCCGGTGCCCGGCCCTGTGCTCAACACCTCCGATCAGCGCGCCAGCGAGATCGGCCGCATCCAGCGTGACATCGCCCGCCGCCGCCGCCGCAAGTCGATGCTGCTGTTCACCCGGCTGGCTTTCTTCGTGCTGCTGCCGGCCTTCATCGCCGGGTGGTATTACTACGTGCTGGCCACGCCGCTCTTTGCCACCAAGTCCGAGTTCGTGATCCAGCAGGCCGAACCCGCGGCATCCGCAGGCCTCGGCGGCCTGTTCCAGGGCACAAGCTTCGCCACCCAGCAAGACAGCACGACAGTGCAGAGCTACCTCGCCAGCCGCGCCGCCATGAAGCGGCTCGATGCTGACCACGGCTTCAAACAGCACTTCGAGCAAGACTTCATCGACCCGATCCAGCGGCTCGAAGACGGCGCAACGGACGAGGCCGCCTACCGTCTCTACCAGCGCAACGTGAAAATCGGCTACGACCCGACTGAGGGCATCCTGAAGATGGAGGTTATCGCCGCCAGCCCCGAAAAGAGCCAAGAGTTCTCCGAGGCGTTGCTGGGCTATGCCGAGGAGCAGGTCGATCAGTTGACCCAGCGCCTGCGCGAAGACCAGATGAAGGGCGCACGCGCCAGCTTCGACGAGGCAGAGGCCAAGGTGCTCGCCGCACAAAAGCGGGTGCTCGAATTGCAGGAGCAGCTCGGCGTGCTCGACCCGGTGAGCGAGAGCGGCTCGCTGATGACCCAGATCACCCAGTTCGAGGTGGAGCTGCGCCAGAAGGAGCTCGACCTTCAGCAGCAGCTCGCCAACACCCGGCCCAATCAGGCCCGTGTGCGGGCGCTGGAGGGCGATATCTCGCGGCTCAAGGCCCTTGTCGCCAGCCTGCGCGCTTCGATGACAGAGACCACCGATGGCAACGCCTCTCTGGCCCGGATCACCGGCGAGCTGCGCATCGCCGAGGCCGATCTTGCCACCCGGCAGCTGCTGCTCCAGCAGGCCGCCGCTCAACTCGAGACCGCGCGGATCGAGGCCAACCGGCAGGTGCGTTATCTCTCGCTCGGCGTCACGCCCATTGCGCCAGACGAGGCCACCTACCCACGCGCCTTCGAGAACACCGCGCTCGCGCTGCTGATCTTCGCCGGCATCTACCTGATGATCTCGCTCACCGCCTCGGTGCTGCGCGAACAGGTCGCCGGGTGA
- a CDS encoding ABC transporter ATP-binding protein: protein MLEFSNVSKSFWTGKQRKVILDRVSFQVELGNSLGILAPNGTGKTTLINMMAGLEKPDEGEIRRGCRISFPLGFMGGVVNRHTGTENARYISRLYGLDPDYVEAFCRWLCGIEEYFDMPVGTYSQGMRARFCFSLMLALDFDMYLIDEGMPSTTDVEFNRRAGSILRERLKDTTVIIVSHQAGTLEKFCRSAAVLRDGQFHMFETLEEAKRLYDYQAQG, encoded by the coding sequence ATGCTGGAATTCTCCAATGTCAGCAAGTCCTTCTGGACGGGCAAGCAGCGCAAGGTGATCCTTGACCGCGTGTCCTTTCAGGTCGAGCTCGGCAATTCGCTCGGCATCCTCGCCCCCAACGGCACGGGCAAGACCACTCTGATCAACATGATGGCCGGGCTCGAAAAACCCGATGAGGGCGAGATCCGCCGGGGCTGCCGCATCTCCTTTCCGCTCGGCTTCATGGGAGGCGTCGTCAACCGCCACACCGGCACCGAGAACGCCCGCTACATCTCCCGGCTCTACGGGCTCGACCCCGATTACGTGGAGGCCTTCTGCCGCTGGCTCTGCGGGATCGAAGAGTATTTCGACATGCCGGTCGGCACCTACAGCCAAGGCATGCGGGCGCGCTTCTGCTTCTCGTTGATGTTGGCGCTCGACTTCGACATGTACCTGATCGACGAGGGCATGCCCTCGACAACGGATGTGGAGTTCAACCGCCGCGCAGGCTCGATCCTGCGGGAACGGCTGAAGGACACCACCGTCATCATCGTCTCGCATCAGGCGGGCACGCTGGAAAAGTTCTGCCGCTCGGCGGCGGTGCTGCGCGACGGGCAGTTCCACATGTTTGAAACGCTGGAAGAGGCGAAGAGGCTCTATGACTACCAAGCCCAAGGCTAG
- a CDS encoding Na+/H+ antiporter NhaA produces the protein MYRVWNFVANYSLLLIAGALIALVWANINAESYHHFVEFVIWDHAPIGHLHDGHRTLTLHYLVNDVLMAFFFAIAAKEVWEAVILENGSLRGRKAATPLIATVGGMIGPISVYLGIAYFLGSETFSAVANGWAIPTATDIAFSYLIGRMVFGAGHPAVRFLLLLAIADDAAGLIILAIFYPSGELAPEWLLLSLGAALAVFILCNWLPRRMDAGNQDRPNSTWMASTLGVWPYLLAGCVSWYGFQEAGIHPALGLLPIVPTLPHADRAFGIFSEAEQYLSDLLNKAEHMLKHPVEVILFFFGLLNAGVEFNAIGEATWLVLAGLIIGKPVGIFLMGWLAAYPMKLGLPSGMRSIDLVVIGFVAAIGFTVSLFVASVAFPGGPVQDAAKMGALFSFGAAVLSIVAGKLTRVEKQNA, from the coding sequence ATGTATCGCGTTTGGAACTTCGTCGCGAACTATTCGCTCCTGCTGATCGCGGGGGCGCTGATCGCTCTGGTCTGGGCGAACATCAACGCCGAAAGCTACCACCACTTCGTCGAATTCGTGATCTGGGACCACGCGCCCATCGGCCACCTGCATGACGGCCACCGCACCCTGACCCTACACTACCTCGTCAATGACGTGCTGATGGCCTTCTTCTTCGCCATCGCGGCGAAGGAAGTCTGGGAGGCGGTGATCCTCGAAAACGGCAGCCTGCGCGGGCGCAAGGCTGCCACGCCGCTGATCGCCACCGTGGGCGGCATGATCGGCCCGATCTCCGTCTACCTCGGGATCGCCTATTTCCTCGGCTCCGAGACCTTCTCCGCCGTGGCCAACGGCTGGGCCATCCCCACGGCGACAGATATCGCCTTCTCCTATCTGATCGGCCGCATGGTCTTTGGCGCGGGACACCCGGCGGTGCGCTTCCTGCTGCTGCTCGCTATCGCCGACGATGCCGCAGGCCTCATCATCCTCGCCATCTTCTACCCCTCTGGCGAGTTGGCCCCCGAATGGCTGCTGCTGTCGCTCGGCGCGGCCCTTGCGGTGTTCATCCTCTGCAACTGGCTGCCGCGCCGGATGGATGCCGGCAATCAGGACCGCCCGAACTCCACATGGATGGCCTCCACCCTCGGTGTTTGGCCCTACCTGCTGGCAGGTTGCGTCAGCTGGTATGGCTTTCAAGAGGCGGGCATTCACCCGGCCCTCGGCCTGCTGCCGATCGTTCCCACCCTACCCCACGCAGACCGCGCCTTCGGCATCTTCTCGGAGGCCGAGCAGTATCTCAGCGACCTCCTGAACAAGGCCGAGCATATGCTGAAGCACCCGGTCGAGGTGATCCTTTTCTTCTTCGGCCTGCTGAACGCGGGCGTCGAGTTCAACGCCATCGGTGAGGCCACTTGGCTTGTGCTGGCGGGCCTCATCATCGGCAAACCCGTGGGAATCTTCCTCATGGGCTGGCTCGCCGCCTACCCGATGAAGCTGGGCCTGCCGTCGGGCATGCGCTCGATCGACCTTGTGGTGATCGGCTTCGTCGCCGCCATCGGCTTCACCGTGTCGCTCTTCGTGGCCTCCGTCGCCTTCCCCGGCGGCCCGGTGCAGGACGCCGCCAAGATGGGCGCGCTCTTCAGCTTCGGCGCAGCCGTGCTCTCCATCGTGGCAGGCAAATTGACCCGGGTAGAGAAACAGAACGCCTGA